A stretch of Bos taurus isolate L1 Dominette 01449 registration number 42190680 breed Hereford chromosome 5, ARS-UCD2.0, whole genome shotgun sequence DNA encodes these proteins:
- the TMBIM6 gene encoding bax inhibitor 1 produces MNIFDRKINFDALFKFSHITPSTQQHLKKVYASFALCMFVAAAGAYIHVVTHFIQAGLLSALGSLGLMIWLMATPHSHETEQKRLGLLAGFAFLTGVGLGPALDLCIAINPSILPTAFMGTAMIFTCFTLSALYARRRSYLFLGGILMSAMSLMLLSSLGNLFFGSVWLFQANLYMGLVVMCGFVLFDTQLIIEKAENGDKDYIWHCVDLFLDFVTLFRKLMMILAMNEKDKKKKK; encoded by the exons ATGAATATATTTGATCGGAAGATCAACTTTGATGCACTCTTTAAATTTTCCCACAT AACCCCCTCGACACAGCAGCACCTGAAGAAGGTTTATGCCAGTTTTGCCCTCTGTATGTTTGTGGCGGCTGCGGGGGCCTATATCCATGTGGTCACCCATTTCATTCAG GCTGGCCTGCTCTCTGCCTTGGGCTCTTTGGGGTTGATGATTTGGCTGATGGCAACACCTCACAGCCATGAAACTGAGCAAAAAAGACTGGGACTTCTGGCTGGATTTGCTTTCCTTACAG GAGTTGGCCTGGGCCCTGCTCTGGACTTGTGCATTGCCATCAACCCCAG CATCCTTCCCACTGCCTTCATGGGCACAGCAATGATCTTCACCTGCTTCACCCTGAGTGCACTCTATGCCAGGCGCCGTAGCTACCTCTTTCTAGGAG GTATCTTGATGTCGGCCATGAGCCTCATGCTCTTGTCTTCCCTGGGGAACCTTTTCTTCGGATCTGTTTGGCTTTTCCAG GCAAACCTGTATATGGGGCTGGTGGTCATGTGTGGCTTTGTCCTTTTTGATACTCAACTCATTATTGAAAAGGCTGAAAATGGAGATAAAGATTATATCTG GCACTGCGTTGACCTCTTCTTGGATTTCGTAACTCTCTTCAGAAAGCTCATGATGATCCTGGCTATGAATGAGAAG gataagaagaagaagaagtga